A genomic segment from Equus przewalskii isolate Varuska chromosome X, EquPr2, whole genome shotgun sequence encodes:
- the ZNF275 gene encoding zinc finger protein 275 isoform X1: MLEAQDLVMFGSVAQYLTKREWLRLDFEQRTLAYYGNVTSVGVPVLNPALVSCLLLVSIPSHNVDRAKLSESVSVTQRRTMGEEAQPQEMASTSSPSTSEPSPEVKQNGESEGSGGSPQNLPVEHHFACKECGDTFRLKVLLVQHQRIHSEEKGWECGDCGTVFRGVSDFNEHRKSHVAAEPRPGPSWALDDAVEKREQMEREAKPFECEECGKRFKKNAGLSQHLRVHSREKPFDCEECGRSFKVNTHLFRHQKLHTSEKPFACKACSRDFLDRQELLKHQRMHTGHLPFDCDDCGKSFRGVNGLAEHQRIHSGAKPYGCPHCGKLFRRSSELTKHRRIHTGEKPYECGQCGKAFRQSSSLLEHQRIHTGERPYACGDCGKAFRGPSDLIKHRRIHSGLKPYECDKCGKAFRRSSGLSRHRRTHSGARRCECSECGRVFKRRSALQKHQPTHQE; this comes from the exons ATGCTCGAGGCCCAG GATTTGGTGATGTTTGGCAGTGTGGCACAGTACCTCACAAAAAGGGAGTGGTTAAGGCTGGACTTTGAGCAAAGGACACTGGCATATTACGGGAACGTGACCTCCGTGG GAGTTCCTGTTTTGAATCCTGCCTTGGTCTCTTGCCTGCTGTTGGTATCAATCCCATCCCATAACGTGGATCGAGCTAAGCTTTCTG AAAGCGTGTCAGTGACCCAGCGTCGGACCATGGGTGAAGAAGCCCAGCCACAGGAGATGGCGTCTACAAGCTCCCCGAGCACCAGTGAGCCCAGCCCTGAGGTCAAACAGAATGGGGAGTCTGAGGGGAGCGGGGGGAGCCCCCAGAATCTGCCTGTAGAACATCACTTTGCATGTAAAGAGTGTGGAGACACCTTTCGGCTTAAGGTCCTCCTGGTGCAGCACCAGAGAATTCACAGTGAGGAGAAGGGCTGGGAGTGCGGCGATTGCGGGACGGTCTTCCGGGGCGTCTCTGACTTCAACGAGCACCGCAAGAGCCACGTGGCTGCAGAGCCGCGGCCTGGCCCAAGTTGGGCCCTTGATGATGCCGTGGAGAAGAGGGAGCAAATGGAGAGGGAGGCAAAGCCCTTTGAGTGTGAGGAATGTGGGAAAAGGTTTAAGAAGAACGCAGGCCTCAGTCAGCATCTGCGCGTCCACAGCCGGGAGAAGCCCTTTGACTGTGAGGAGTGTGGGCGGTCCTTCAAAGTGAACACTCACCTCTTTCGACATCAGAAGCTTCACACTTCGGAAAAGCCCTTTGCCTGCAAGGCATGTAGCAGGGATTTCCTGGATCGCCAGGAGCTTCTCAAGCACCAGCGAATGCACACTGGCCACCTGCCCTTCGACTGCGACGACTGTGGCAAGTCCTTCCGAGGGGTCAACGGCCTGGCTGAGCACCAGCGCATCCACAGCGGGGCCAAGCCCTACGGGTGTCCCCACTGTGGCAAGCTCTTCCGGAGGAGCTCGGAGCTGACCAAGCATCGGCGCATCCACACAGGCGAGAAGCCCTATGAGTGCGGCCAGTGCGGGAAGGCCTTCCGGCAGAGCTCCAGCCTCCTGGAGCACCAGCGCATCCACACCGGGGAGCGGCCCTACGCCTGTGGCGACTGCGGCAAGGCCTTCCGGGGGCCCTCCGACCTGATTAAACACCGGCGCATCCACAGCGGACTGAAACCCTATGAGTGTGACAAATGCGGGAAGGCCTTCCGGAGGAGCTCCGGCCTGAGTCGCCATCGGAGGACCCACAGTGGAGCAAGACGCTGCGAGTGCAGTGAGTGTGGCCGTGTGTTCAAGAGGCGGTCGGCGCTGCAGAAGCACCAGCCCACCCACCAGGAGTAG
- the ZNF275 gene encoding zinc finger protein 275 isoform X2, which translates to MFGSVAQYLTKREWLRLDFEQRTLAYYGNVTSVGVPVLNPALVSCLLLVSIPSHNVDRAKLSESVSVTQRRTMGEEAQPQEMASTSSPSTSEPSPEVKQNGESEGSGGSPQNLPVEHHFACKECGDTFRLKVLLVQHQRIHSEEKGWECGDCGTVFRGVSDFNEHRKSHVAAEPRPGPSWALDDAVEKREQMEREAKPFECEECGKRFKKNAGLSQHLRVHSREKPFDCEECGRSFKVNTHLFRHQKLHTSEKPFACKACSRDFLDRQELLKHQRMHTGHLPFDCDDCGKSFRGVNGLAEHQRIHSGAKPYGCPHCGKLFRRSSELTKHRRIHTGEKPYECGQCGKAFRQSSSLLEHQRIHTGERPYACGDCGKAFRGPSDLIKHRRIHSGLKPYECDKCGKAFRRSSGLSRHRRTHSGARRCECSECGRVFKRRSALQKHQPTHQE; encoded by the exons ATGTTTGGCAGTGTGGCACAGTACCTCACAAAAAGGGAGTGGTTAAGGCTGGACTTTGAGCAAAGGACACTGGCATATTACGGGAACGTGACCTCCGTGG GAGTTCCTGTTTTGAATCCTGCCTTGGTCTCTTGCCTGCTGTTGGTATCAATCCCATCCCATAACGTGGATCGAGCTAAGCTTTCTG AAAGCGTGTCAGTGACCCAGCGTCGGACCATGGGTGAAGAAGCCCAGCCACAGGAGATGGCGTCTACAAGCTCCCCGAGCACCAGTGAGCCCAGCCCTGAGGTCAAACAGAATGGGGAGTCTGAGGGGAGCGGGGGGAGCCCCCAGAATCTGCCTGTAGAACATCACTTTGCATGTAAAGAGTGTGGAGACACCTTTCGGCTTAAGGTCCTCCTGGTGCAGCACCAGAGAATTCACAGTGAGGAGAAGGGCTGGGAGTGCGGCGATTGCGGGACGGTCTTCCGGGGCGTCTCTGACTTCAACGAGCACCGCAAGAGCCACGTGGCTGCAGAGCCGCGGCCTGGCCCAAGTTGGGCCCTTGATGATGCCGTGGAGAAGAGGGAGCAAATGGAGAGGGAGGCAAAGCCCTTTGAGTGTGAGGAATGTGGGAAAAGGTTTAAGAAGAACGCAGGCCTCAGTCAGCATCTGCGCGTCCACAGCCGGGAGAAGCCCTTTGACTGTGAGGAGTGTGGGCGGTCCTTCAAAGTGAACACTCACCTCTTTCGACATCAGAAGCTTCACACTTCGGAAAAGCCCTTTGCCTGCAAGGCATGTAGCAGGGATTTCCTGGATCGCCAGGAGCTTCTCAAGCACCAGCGAATGCACACTGGCCACCTGCCCTTCGACTGCGACGACTGTGGCAAGTCCTTCCGAGGGGTCAACGGCCTGGCTGAGCACCAGCGCATCCACAGCGGGGCCAAGCCCTACGGGTGTCCCCACTGTGGCAAGCTCTTCCGGAGGAGCTCGGAGCTGACCAAGCATCGGCGCATCCACACAGGCGAGAAGCCCTATGAGTGCGGCCAGTGCGGGAAGGCCTTCCGGCAGAGCTCCAGCCTCCTGGAGCACCAGCGCATCCACACCGGGGAGCGGCCCTACGCCTGTGGCGACTGCGGCAAGGCCTTCCGGGGGCCCTCCGACCTGATTAAACACCGGCGCATCCACAGCGGACTGAAACCCTATGAGTGTGACAAATGCGGGAAGGCCTTCCGGAGGAGCTCCGGCCTGAGTCGCCATCGGAGGACCCACAGTGGAGCAAGACGCTGCGAGTGCAGTGAGTGTGGCCGTGTGTTCAAGAGGCGGTCGGCGCTGCAGAAGCACCAGCCCACCCACCAGGAGTAG
- the ZNF275 gene encoding zinc finger protein 275 isoform X3 → MGEEAQPQEMASTSSPSTSEPSPEVKQNGESEGSGGSPQNLPVEHHFACKECGDTFRLKVLLVQHQRIHSEEKGWECGDCGTVFRGVSDFNEHRKSHVAAEPRPGPSWALDDAVEKREQMEREAKPFECEECGKRFKKNAGLSQHLRVHSREKPFDCEECGRSFKVNTHLFRHQKLHTSEKPFACKACSRDFLDRQELLKHQRMHTGHLPFDCDDCGKSFRGVNGLAEHQRIHSGAKPYGCPHCGKLFRRSSELTKHRRIHTGEKPYECGQCGKAFRQSSSLLEHQRIHTGERPYACGDCGKAFRGPSDLIKHRRIHSGLKPYECDKCGKAFRRSSGLSRHRRTHSGARRCECSECGRVFKRRSALQKHQPTHQE, encoded by the coding sequence ATGGGTGAAGAAGCCCAGCCACAGGAGATGGCGTCTACAAGCTCCCCGAGCACCAGTGAGCCCAGCCCTGAGGTCAAACAGAATGGGGAGTCTGAGGGGAGCGGGGGGAGCCCCCAGAATCTGCCTGTAGAACATCACTTTGCATGTAAAGAGTGTGGAGACACCTTTCGGCTTAAGGTCCTCCTGGTGCAGCACCAGAGAATTCACAGTGAGGAGAAGGGCTGGGAGTGCGGCGATTGCGGGACGGTCTTCCGGGGCGTCTCTGACTTCAACGAGCACCGCAAGAGCCACGTGGCTGCAGAGCCGCGGCCTGGCCCAAGTTGGGCCCTTGATGATGCCGTGGAGAAGAGGGAGCAAATGGAGAGGGAGGCAAAGCCCTTTGAGTGTGAGGAATGTGGGAAAAGGTTTAAGAAGAACGCAGGCCTCAGTCAGCATCTGCGCGTCCACAGCCGGGAGAAGCCCTTTGACTGTGAGGAGTGTGGGCGGTCCTTCAAAGTGAACACTCACCTCTTTCGACATCAGAAGCTTCACACTTCGGAAAAGCCCTTTGCCTGCAAGGCATGTAGCAGGGATTTCCTGGATCGCCAGGAGCTTCTCAAGCACCAGCGAATGCACACTGGCCACCTGCCCTTCGACTGCGACGACTGTGGCAAGTCCTTCCGAGGGGTCAACGGCCTGGCTGAGCACCAGCGCATCCACAGCGGGGCCAAGCCCTACGGGTGTCCCCACTGTGGCAAGCTCTTCCGGAGGAGCTCGGAGCTGACCAAGCATCGGCGCATCCACACAGGCGAGAAGCCCTATGAGTGCGGCCAGTGCGGGAAGGCCTTCCGGCAGAGCTCCAGCCTCCTGGAGCACCAGCGCATCCACACCGGGGAGCGGCCCTACGCCTGTGGCGACTGCGGCAAGGCCTTCCGGGGGCCCTCCGACCTGATTAAACACCGGCGCATCCACAGCGGACTGAAACCCTATGAGTGTGACAAATGCGGGAAGGCCTTCCGGAGGAGCTCCGGCCTGAGTCGCCATCGGAGGACCCACAGTGGAGCAAGACGCTGCGAGTGCAGTGAGTGTGGCCGTGTGTTCAAGAGGCGGTCGGCGCTGCAGAAGCACCAGCCCACCCACCAGGAGTAG